A single Lancefieldella parvula DSM 20469 DNA region contains:
- a CDS encoding adenine phosphoribosyltransferase, which produces MSTYDYESHIISIPDYPEPGVIFKDVTPLFKDPECFHAVVDDIAEHFADAGITKVIGAEARGFLVGTPVAYRLGAGFVPARKPGKLPREVYAQAYDLEYGTSELQIHTDALTPDDVVLIADDLVATGGTCVACAQLAEKAGAKVAGFAFALELCYLHPREIIGKCFDQEVYTLIKVQ; this is translated from the coding sequence GTGTCTACGTATGATTATGAGAGTCATATCATTAGCATTCCTGATTATCCAGAGCCAGGTGTTATCTTTAAAGATGTAACTCCACTTTTTAAAGACCCTGAGTGCTTCCACGCAGTTGTCGATGACATTGCAGAGCACTTTGCAGATGCAGGAATTACAAAGGTTATTGGTGCTGAGGCTCGTGGTTTTCTTGTTGGAACCCCTGTAGCCTACAGACTAGGTGCAGGCTTTGTTCCTGCTCGTAAGCCTGGCAAGCTACCTCGTGAGGTGTACGCTCAAGCTTATGATCTTGAGTACGGTACTAGTGAGCTTCAAATTCATACTGACGCACTTACCCCCGACGACGTAGTTCTTATTGCTGATGATCTTGTTGCTACTGGCGGTACCTGTGTTGCTTGTGCTCAACTTGCCGAGAAGGCCGGTGCAAAAGTAGCTGGTTTTGCATTTGCACTTGAGCTTTGCTATCTTCACCCAAGAGAAATTATTGGTAAATGCTTTGATCAAGAGGTCTACACCCTTATTAAGGTTCAATAA
- a CDS encoding coiled-coil domain-containing protein, whose amino-acid sequence MSQRRSFTRRDALLFAGLGVAATLLTPARLFADPQSDLEAASAQLDSLGAALAEAMDNLNEKTYALDATNNKIGEVQEQIAETTNQLNQQRLVLSAAMRSAYKAGPQETLDFLLGASSPEDFVSRVYYMDRTSKQEADSINTVKTLGDQLQAQQLELQAEQENLQAQVAEMKTTADGLQSQVAEAKAYYDSLDAEVKAQLAAQEAASANNNVAYAIETVTRENPSNSSESNDSPSNSSNSNSSSSSSSNSSSSSNSGSGSNSSSGSGSGSGSHSSGGGGGYPAAGGGVATAYACIGYPYVWGGASPASGFDCGGLVYYCFLGYRKGTAGTIGRAIRAAGNWHDSMDELNYGDIIFTRAGYEHVGIYIGGGRMIHAANESVGVIEGPVYACYGGGPFSG is encoded by the coding sequence ATGTCACAGCGCCGATCTTTCACAAGACGAGACGCTCTCTTATTTGCAGGTCTTGGTGTAGCTGCTACGCTGCTTACTCCAGCTAGGCTATTCGCAGACCCACAAAGCGATCTTGAGGCCGCATCTGCCCAGTTAGACTCACTTGGTGCAGCTCTTGCAGAAGCCATGGATAACCTTAACGAGAAAACCTATGCACTTGACGCTACCAACAACAAGATTGGTGAAGTTCAAGAGCAGATTGCAGAAACCACAAACCAGCTCAATCAGCAGCGCCTGGTCCTTTCTGCAGCAATGAGGAGTGCTTATAAAGCAGGCCCACAGGAAACTTTGGACTTCCTCCTTGGAGCATCAAGCCCAGAGGACTTTGTCAGCCGTGTCTATTATATGGACCGCACTAGCAAGCAAGAGGCTGACTCCATTAATACGGTTAAGACTCTTGGCGATCAACTTCAGGCTCAGCAGCTTGAGCTTCAAGCCGAGCAAGAGAATCTCCAAGCTCAGGTCGCAGAAATGAAAACAACCGCAGATGGTCTTCAAAGCCAAGTTGCGGAAGCTAAGGCTTACTATGACTCTCTTGATGCAGAGGTAAAAGCACAGCTTGCCGCTCAAGAGGCTGCATCAGCAAATAACAACGTTGCTTATGCAATTGAGACTGTTACTCGTGAGAACCCCTCTAACAGCTCTGAGTCCAACGATAGCCCCTCTAACAGTTCAAATTCAAACTCCAGCTCTTCGAGCTCTAGCAACTCCAGTAGCAGTTCTAACTCTGGTAGTGGCTCTAACTCTAGTAGTGGGTCTGGTTCAGGCAGCGGATCACACTCCAGCGGTGGTGGCGGTGGTTATCCAGCCGCAGGCGGCGGCGTTGCCACTGCTTATGCTTGCATTGGCTATCCATACGTTTGGGGTGGAGCTTCTCCTGCTTCTGGCTTTGACTGCGGTGGTCTGGTCTATTACTGCTTCCTTGGTTATCGCAAAGGTACTGCAGGAACCATTGGACGCGCCATTCGTGCTGCTGGTAACTGGCACGATTCCATGGATGAGCTCAATTATGGTGACATCATCTTTACCCGTGCAGGCTACGAGCATGTTGGAATCTATATCGGCGGTGGTCGCATGATTCATGCAGCCAACGAGTCTGTCGGCGTCATCGAGGGTCCTGTTTACGCTTGCTATGGTGGAGGACCATTCTCTGGCTAA